GAGTTGAGCGAAGATGACAAGATCCTGGTTGCCCGGGCGCGCAAGATCGAGCGCTTCTTCAGCCAGCCGATGTTCGTGGCCAAGGCCTTCACCGGCCGCGATGGTCGCTACGTCAAGATCAAGGATACGGTGGACGGTTTCGACCGCATCTTGAAGGGTGAGCTGGACGAAGTGCCCGAGAGCTTCTTCCTGATGAAGGGCACGATTGACGAGGTGTGGGAGGAGTACGAGAAGGCCCGCGCCGAACAGAATTGAGAATGCAGATATTGAGAATCGAGAACGGTTGGCCTACGCCTCTCGACATTCTCAATTCGCAATTTTGCCTATGCCGTTGCATCTTGAAATCGTCACAAGCGAACGCACCGTGTTCAGCGGCGACGTGGACATGGTGACCGTGCCCGGCGCCGGCGGCGTGATGGGCGTGTTGCCGCATCACGCGCCGGTGCTCTCTACGCTAAAGCCGGGCGAATTGCGCGTCAAGATCGGCGACGAAGTGCAGGAGTTCGCCATCGGCGGTGGCTTTGTGGACATCCACGACAATCGCGTGATCATCCTGGCCGACAGCGCCGAGCGCGCCGACGAGATTGACATCGCCCGCGCCGAGGCCGCCCGCGCGCGTGCCGAGGAATTGTTGAAGAACCCGCCGCCGAACAAAGAAGACCTGTTCAAGCTCGAAGCGGCGCTGCGCAAGAGCACTGTGCGTTTGAATGTGGCCATGCGCCGGCGCACCCATCGCGGCGAATCGCACAGCTGACGCTGCAGGTGGGTCGCTGCGCATCCCTCGCGCGCCGTGTGAGGCGCTCGTGGAGATTGTCGCTGGGCTACCTGCCATAGGTCATCGAACATCATGGGCATCCTTCGGGCAGAGATCGGCATAGACCTGGGCACCG
The window above is part of the Candidatus Roseilinea sp. genome. Proteins encoded here:
- the atpC gene encoding ATP synthase epsilon chain, whose translation is MPLHLEIVTSERTVFSGDVDMVTVPGAGGVMGVLPHHAPVLSTLKPGELRVKIGDEVQEFAIGGGFVDIHDNRVIILADSAERADEIDIARAEAARARAEELLKNPPPNKEDLFKLEAALRKSTVRLNVAMRRRTHRGESHS